A DNA window from Solanum lycopersicum chromosome 3, SLM_r2.1 contains the following coding sequences:
- the LOC101260801 gene encoding jasmonate-induced oxygenase 2: MKSTRDYHWPEPIVRVQSLSDSGICTIPTKYVKPLNDRPCLSNFSDVNIPTIDLEGMNNCKEISEACRDWGFFQVVNHGVPPELMDEARQVWREFFHQPMDVKQSYGNTPKTYEGYGSRLGVEKDAILDWSDYYFLHYLPAYLKDYNKWPALPSSLREVMEEYSKQVVNFGGRLMKILSENLGLNEDVLQNAFGGEDIGACLRVNFYPKCPQPDLTLGLSPHSDPGGMTILLPDKHVAGLQVRRNANWITVKPASHAFIVNIGDQIQILSNAIYKSVEHRVMVNSTEERISLAFFYNPKSDLMIEPVKELLTTHNISPLYPPRTFDQYRLYIRTKGPQGKSQLGESNKSNPQHDKCN; this comes from the exons ATGAAATCCACGCGAGATTATCATTGGCCTGAACCAATAGTTCGTGTGCAATCTTTATCTGATAGTGGGATTTGTACCATTCCAACAAAATATGTGAAGCCACTCAATGATAGGCCATGTTTGAGTAATTTTAGTGATGTTAATATTCCAACGATTGATCTGGAAGGAATGAATAATTGTAAAGAAATATCAGAAGCTTGTCGAGATTGGGGATTTTTTCAGGTTGTTAATCATGGCGTTCCCCCAGAGCTCATGGATGAAGCACGACAAGTTTGGAGAGAGTTTTTCCATCAACCGATGGATGTTAAGCAAAGTTATGGAAATACGCCGAAAACTTATGAAGGATATGGAAGCAGACTTGGAGTGGAGAAAGATGCTATTCTTGATTGGagtgattattattttcttcattatctTCCTGCATATTTGAAGGACTATAACAAATGGCCTGCCCTCCCTTCATCCCTAAG GGAAGTGATGGAAGAATATTCAAAACAAGTGGTGAATTTTGGTGGACGTTTAATGAAGATATTATCAGAAAATCTTGGATTAAATGAAGATGTTTTACAAAATGCATTTGGTGGTGAAGATATAGGAGCATGTCTAAGGGTAAACTTTTATCCAAAATGTCCACAACCAGACTTGACCTTAGGCCTTTCTCCACATTCGGATCCTGGTGGCATGACCATTCTCCTCCCTGACAAGCATGTCGCCGGCCTTCAGGTCCGACGCAACGCTAATTGGATCACTGTAAAGCCAGCTTCACATGCTTTCATAGTCAATATAGGCGATCAAATTCAG ATATTAAGTAATGCAATATACAAAAGTGTTGAGCATCGAGTGATGGTCAATTCGACAGAAGAACGCATCTCCCTGGCATTTTTCTACAATCCAAAAAGTGATTTGATGATAGAACCAGTAAAGGAGCTGCTCACCACACACAATATTTCTCCATTGTATCCACCAAGAACCTTTGATCAGTATAGACTCTACATAAGGACTAAAGGGCCTCAGGGAAAATCACAGTTAGGGgaatcaaataaatcaaatcCCCAACATGACAAATGTAATTGa